The Microbacterium luteum nucleotide sequence CGAGCGCGGCGGCCTGCGTGATGGCACTCAGGTGGTACGGCAGGCGCACCAGACGCAGAGCGTCCACGACCGCGGGGTCGGCAGCGAGGTAACCCACGCGAGCTCCGGCGAAGGCGAATGCCTTCGACATCGTGCGCGACACGATCAGTCGCTCGCGCCCGGGGAGCAGGGTGATCGCTGATGGCTCGTCGTGAGGCGCGAACTCCTGGTACGCCTCGTCGACCACGACCATCGCCCGGCTCGCGTCGTAGACCGCTGCGATCACGTCAAGTGGCAGCGGCGTGCCCGTCGGGTTGTTCGGGGCGCACAGGAACACCACATCCGGATCGGCTGCTGCGACCTGGTCGGCCGCCGAATCGGCGGTCACCGAGAAGTCGTCTTCGCGCGTTCCCGCGACCCAGGCAGCACCGGTCGCTCGCGTCAGCAGCGGGTACATCGAGTAGGTGGGCGCGAAGCCGAACGCCGTCCTCCCCGGTCCAGCGAAGGCCTGGAGCACGTGCTGAAGCACCTCGTTGGAACCGTTGGCGGCCCACATCTGCTCAGGAAGCAGCCCTTCACCCAGGTAATCCGCGAACGCCTCGCGAAGCGGCAGGAACTCGCGATCGGGGTATCGGTTGACGTCCCGAAGCGCCAATGCGATCGCATCGAGGATGTCGGCGGCGATCTCATCCGGCACGGGATGGGTGTTCTCGTTCACGTTCAGCGCAACCGGAAGCGGTGCCTGAGGCGCACCGTACGGAGTCATTCCGCGCAGATCGTCACGGAGAGGAAGGTCGTCGAGGCGAGCGGTCACCCCTCCCATGGTACGGGCGCGCTTCGCCCGGCGGTCTACGGTGCCGTGTCGTAGCGCGCAGGGATGGCCAGCTCCTGACCAGCCGAGACATCGACACCGTCGAGAGCATTCAGGCGCGCGATGTCGTCAACGACGTCTCGAGGATCGCTCTCCGGTGCCACGCGCTCCGCGATCGCCCAGAGCGATTCACCTGCACTCACGACGACCGTGGAGAACGAGGCAGCGTCGCCGGCGTCATCGCGCGACGCGAGCGCGCTGCCGCCACTGATGACCGCGACCGCCACGCATGCGGCGGCGGGCAGTGCCGCCGCGGCGGCAAGAACGCGACGGCCGCGCACGGTCATGCGCAGGCGGGTGCGGTGGTGCGGCGTGATGCTGATCGCGGTCATCTCTCCTCCTTCTCGGCGAGAGGTTCGCATCGCTGAACTCGGCCGGGAGCCGGCGATGCGAACCTCTCTTCCGAAGCTATCTTCGATCTCGTAAGCTGTCAAGCGGGCCGACCGGTGGACTTCTCTCGAACACGACACGCGGAGCGCTTGCAGACCGTGTCGGACGAGGGCGGATACCGTTTCGATGAGCAGAGCCCATCACCGACCTCCGACATTCGAAGGCCGGTGCCCCTCGGACGACGAGGGGTGAGGAGACAGGAGCACGAGATGACCGAGCCGACGAGCCGCGCGCGACCCCAGACACGGCGGCGCCGCAGCCTCAGCGACAAGCAGCTCGCGATCCTCGAAGTGATCCAGCGATCGATCGCACGGCACGGGTACCCGCCGAGCATGCGTGAGATCGGCGACGCGGTCGGGCTGAAGTCGTTGTCGAGCGTGACGCATCAGCTGAATCAGCTGGAGCTGAGCGGCTACCTGCGCCGCGATGCCGGCAAGACTCGCGCGATGGAGGTCCTCATCGACCTCCCCGGCGCGAGCACGGAAAGCCCCGCCGACGCGGCGCCCCCCGTGGGCGATGCCGCGATGGTCCCCCTCGTCGGGCGCATCGCCGCCGGGGTGCCGATCACCGCCGATCAGCAGATCGACGAGGTCTTCCCGCTGCCGAGGCAGCTGGTCGGCAAGGGCGACCTGTTCATGCTCAAGGTGTCCGGCGAGTCGATGATCGACGCGGCCATCTGCGACGGCGACTGGGTCGTAGTGCGCTCGCAGCCGACGGCCGAGAACGGCGACATCGTCGCCGCGATGCTCGACGGGGAGGCGACCGTCAAGACCTTCCGCCAGCGCGACGGTCACGTGTGGCTGCTGCCGCGGAACTCCGCGTTCGAGCCGATCCTCGGGGACGAGGCCGTCGTGCTCGGCAAAGTCGTGGCGGTGATGCGCGCCGTCTGACGGCCGTCTCCTCAGCCGGCCAGCGCACCGCGCGTGCAACAACTCAGGCTGTGCTGGCGATTCTGGTGCCGTGGCGGCATCCCGATGGTGTCTCAGCCTGAGTCGGGTCCGCAGGAGGCCGAGTAGGACGGAACTCGCACGCCGACGCCTCACCTCGCACGAGGCCAGGATCCAGAGAACGGGCGCCAGAATTCGGGGACGAAGGTGTCCGACCGCTTGAGGGCGTCGGAGAACCTGATCTGGGGCACACGTGCGAACGGGGCGGCGTTCCCGCCACAATGGGGCTGACCCGACAAGAGGGAGCCCTCGCCATGGCCACGACAGACATCACCGATCTCCGCGCGGAGATCGAACGGCTGAAAGCGGAGAACGCCGATCTTCGTTCCCAGGCGTCCTCGGATCTCAGCGGAGAAAGACCTGTCTCAGACCGCGCTGGTCACACCGGATGGTGGCGTGCCCTCATCTCGGCCGTCTGCATCGTGCTCGCCGGCATCCTCGTGCCCGTCTCCGTCCTCGGCACGTGGGCGCGCGCGGAACTCGTGAGCGAGGACGCGTTCGTGCAGACCTTCGGTCCCCTCGCGGACGATCCCGATGTGCAGCAGCTGGTGATCGACCAGGCGTCCACCGCCGTGAACGCGGCCGTCGACGTCGAGGGCATCACGAACGACGTCATCGACGGCGTGCAGAGCCTCGATCTTCCGCCCGCCGCGTCGTCGGCGCTCGACCTCCTCCGGCAGCCCGCCGTCCAGGGCGTGCAGGGCCTCATCGACTCGGCGATCACCGGAGTGGTCCAGTCCGACGCCTTTCCCGAGGTGTGGCGAACGGCTCTCGTCGCCAGCCATCGTGCGCTCGTCGCCGCAGCGACGGGCGACGACTCCACCGCGATCGCGATCGACGACACCGGCGCCCTCGGCATCCAGCTCGGCCCCATCATCGAGGAGCTGAAGTCACGACTGGCCGCGCAGGGTTTCGGCTTCGTCACCTCCATCCCGGCGATCGATCAGACCATCGTCATCGTCCAGGCCGATGGCCTGCTTCTGGTGGGCACCGTCTACAACCTCGCCGTCACAGCGGGCTACTGGATCCCCTTCGTAGCCCTCGGCCTCGCCGCCGTCGGGGTGCTGATCGCGCGCCGACGGTCGACGGCCGTGCTCGGGGTCGGCGTCGCCATCACGA carries:
- a CDS encoding histidinol-phosphate transaminase, which gives rise to MGGVTARLDDLPLRDDLRGMTPYGAPQAPLPVALNVNENTHPVPDEIAADILDAIALALRDVNRYPDREFLPLREAFADYLGEGLLPEQMWAANGSNEVLQHVLQAFAGPGRTAFGFAPTYSMYPLLTRATGAAWVAGTREDDFSVTADSAADQVAAADPDVVFLCAPNNPTGTPLPLDVIAAVYDASRAMVVVDEAYQEFAPHDEPSAITLLPGRERLIVSRTMSKAFAFAGARVGYLAADPAVVDALRLVRLPYHLSAITQAAALAALRHAPVMLGMVDEIVAQRDRISATLEALGYQPHPSWTNFVLFGGVEDPAATFGALYDRGILIRDVGIPHHLRVTAGTEAETTAFLDALASLGSTS
- a CDS encoding LysM peptidoglycan-binding domain-containing protein, with product MTAISITPHHRTRLRMTVRGRRVLAAAAALPAAACVAVAVISGGSALASRDDAGDAASFSTVVVSAGESLWAIAERVAPESDPRDVVDDIARLNALDGVDVSAGQELAIPARYDTAP
- the lexA gene encoding transcriptional repressor LexA, with the protein product MTEPTSRARPQTRRRRSLSDKQLAILEVIQRSIARHGYPPSMREIGDAVGLKSLSSVTHQLNQLELSGYLRRDAGKTRAMEVLIDLPGASTESPADAAPPVGDAAMVPLVGRIAAGVPITADQQIDEVFPLPRQLVGKGDLFMLKVSGESMIDAAICDGDWVVVRSQPTAENGDIVAAMLDGEATVKTFRQRDGHVWLLPRNSAFEPILGDEAVVLGKVVAVMRAV